A section of the Malus sylvestris chromosome 17, drMalSylv7.2, whole genome shotgun sequence genome encodes:
- the LOC126612436 gene encoding E3 ubiquitin-protein ligase RMA1H1-like — protein sequence MATEQNFPEVVAQNNSIGQDKCSYEKWNTVSDEVADSDNKSCGTFDCSICLDSVQDPVVTLCGHLYCWPCIYKWLQFQSPSSENQDEQKLPQCPVCKAEVSESSLIPLYGRGQTTKTTKPSKGKAPHLGVVIPRRPLRPCGVDTPRSAGTPTSPYVTPQLHYRSSPYGSQLNSPPQGPMNNPGVATTTITPGVGMFGEMVYARVFGNSLANFYTYSNSYNLAGSGSPRVRRHVMQADESLSRICFFLFCCFMLCLLLF from the coding sequence ATGGCTACAGAGCAGAACTTTCCAGAGGTTGTGGCTCAAAATAACTCCATTGGACAAGATAAATGTTCGTATGAAAAATGGAATACCGTGTCTGATGAAGTAGCAGACTCCGACAACAAATCCTGTGGCACCTTCGACTGCAGCATCTGCTTAGACTCTGTGCAGGATCCAGTGGTCACCCTCTGTGGTCATCTCTACTGCTGGCCTTGCATATACAAGTGGCTTCAGTTCCAGAGCCCGTCTTCCGAAAACCAAGATGAGCAGAAACTGCCCCAGTGCCCTGTATGCAAAGCTGAAGTCTCCGAGTCCTCTCTAATCCCACTCTATGGCCGGGGACAAACTACAAAAACCACAAAGCCCTCGAAAGGCAAGGCTCCTCATCTTGGTGTAGTGATTCCGAGAAGACCCCTTCGTCCTTGTGGGGTTGACACGCCGCGATCAGCCGGTACCCCAACCAGTCCATACGTTACTCCACAACTTCATTATCGGAGTTCTCCTTACGGTTCACAACTAAACAGTCCCCCACAAGGCCCAATGAATAATCCGGGCGTCGCCACAACCACGATCACTCCAGGAGTTGGAATGTTTGGTGAAATGGTATATGCAAGGGTTTTTGGCAACTCGTTAGCAAACTTTTATACTTATTCGAATTCATATAATCTCGCGGGGAGCGGTAGTCCGAGGGTTAGAAGGCATGTAATGCAGGCTGATGAGTCGCTCAGCAGAATATGTTTTTTTCTCTTCTGTTGCTTTATGTTGTGCCTTCTTTTGTTTTGA